Part of the Tolypothrix sp. PCC 7910 genome, CCAGCTTGGCTTTCCAAAAAGGACGCATTTTTTCTGGGGGAATTTGATGAATTTGATCTAAGGCTGTCATCGCCGTACTTACCGCACCCGAAGCAGTCCAAATTGCGATCGCAAAACTGATAGAAAACAAACTCCCATTTTTGGAATGGGCGATTTCTCGAGAAGCAAAATCCCGAATCAGCACCAGCGCTTCTTCCGGCGCAATTTGACTTACCAGCGCCGCCAGTTGTTTAAAGGTATCCTGTAAGGATTCTGCAAATAAGCCAATGGCTGTAAAAAAAGCCAGTATTGCCGGAAACAGCGATAACATGGCGTTGAAAGCAATTTCTGAAGAAAGTCCTAAAAGTCGTCTTTCTAATGTCCTAGCAAACGTTTTTTTGAGGTTACGCCAGGTAAGGTGGCGAAAGAAACGAATAAACCGAGGCTGGTACATGATTGTTGGGGACGGGGGATTGGGGATTGGGGAACTCGGGGCCCCCTCTAGGGATAAGGGGTAATGGGGACTGGGGAACTCGGGGCCCCCTCTGGGGATAAGGGGTAATGGGGATTGGGAGACAAGGGGACAAGGGGAAAGAACAAACACCAATTACCAATTACCAATTACCAATTACCAATTACCAATCACCAATTGCCAATTACCAACGCCCAATGCCCCATGCCCTATTCCCTTTTATTTTTAACCTTTGACTCTTGACTTTTACGTTTCGCTGATAACTAATAACTAATGACTATTAACCAATCAACAATCGCTATGAGTCAAGACTTAACAACGCAATGGTTGAGCGAGATCCAATCTCTCAAACAGCAAATGGTAGAACTTCAGCGCGATCGCGATGCAGCTTGGGAAAGCGCCCAAAAGTGGCGTAAACTCTACAACACCGAAGCAGAACAACGTCGTACAGATACTCAGTTATCCCAACAGGCGATCGCATCTCTAAAAGCTGAATTGCAAAAAGTCCAGGGTTTAGACACAGACGCACTCCCTGATGCGATCGCAGCAACTGCTATCCAACAGGAAGTAGCACAGCTGCAATCGGTAGAAGATTTGAAAACAAAATTAGTTACAGTCATTAAAGAACGCGATCGCCTCTTGCAAGCTTTGAAAACCGAGCAAGACAACCACGCTCAAACCCGCAATAATTTAACTACTGCCTTGGGCGATGCGATCGATAGCTGGGCTAGGGAAAAAGTTGGATCTGAACAGGATACACAGGACAATTCTTCTATGGAGTCAATGGTTAACAGTTAATCAGCTAAAACACATTGAGTTTGCATATTAAATTTTATCAATCTCCTGTGGGGCGGGCATCTTCTACCAATTCTCTAATATATGGCTACACATAGGGAGCAAGGGGACAATTATCTGTAGCTTGGATTTAGAGAACTGGTAATACCTGCCCTGAGGATGCAACTTAAATGCCAATTAGCTTAGTTCAAAATTTTTGAATAGTAGCTCCAAACCCATCCAATATTAGGATGGGCAATACCCACCCTACAAAAACCTGAAGCACTAGCTTCTTTTGACTTTGCCCCAGTAAGGCACAAATAACCGATGATAATAAAATTAATGTTTTAAGAATTTATACAATTTCAGCTCATGTTACGCCAAATTTCTTTGGGAACCATCGGTTTAACTGTCGGTGCTATCCTAACCATTGTTGGCTTTGTAGCCTACGCGGCTGATAATGCCACACTCAATCTTGTGGGATTTTTTTACGGCTTTCCTCTATTGTTAGGAGGATTAGCGCTTAAAGCTAATGAACTCAAGCCCATACCTTTTAGCCAAACTACTACGCCTGAAGTTTTGGCACTGCGCGAACAACAAGCCACTGTCACTCAAAATAAAATCCGTAAAGATATTACCCGCTATTGCTATGGGCAAAATGCTCATCTTGACAGGGCACTCTCTTTTCTGGGTTTAGGTAAAACAGACGAAGACACACCAATTGTCACAGGCTTAAAAGAAAAAGAAATTAATGGAGCTTACGCTTTAATTTTAGAATTTGATTCGCCACTACTCCCAATTGATGCTTGGCAGCAAAAACAGGAAAAAATGCTCAAATATTTTGGCCCTAATGTTGAGGTTCAAATCACACAGCCAGAAGCAGATAAAATTGAACTAGCACTGATTACTACAATTAGTAATTCGTAATTTAAATAGAAGCTCCCACTAAATTGTTGATTTAGTGGTCTTCAATCAGTGGAGTTTCAGGCTACCACTGATTTTTAATTTAATAAGATTATGCTGATGAAAATTTACTTTTCTAAGCGTACTGCATACCACTGTAAATATTTACCTGGCCCTAAATCTAACTCACAGCTTGTATCGATTAAATACTGGACTTGAGCTTCTAGCCCATCAATTCTTTGCACATCAGGTGGTAAATCCTCAAAATCGATTTTTTGTAGAACTAACTTAAGCTTTTCTAATAACTCTGAGGCAGTTAAAAATTGTTCTGGTTGGTTTGTTTCCAAAACAACGTAATTATCTTGTAGATACATTAATGGCTCGGGCATTGAATTTACTGGTGTTTTTTTCAACAATTGATTTTTTTATAACCGTAATAGCAGCTAATGAAGCTTTAATCTTATTTTAGTTGAGCCACGTAGTAGCGCTCGTTAAAAGTGAATCATATTTTTCAAGATATAATCCTACTTCCTGCCAACGTCACAAAACAGGAAAGTCCCTCTTAAGCAATCTATAGCGCTAAGCTCACCCCTTCATCCTTATAAATTATTACCTAGCAAATGTCATACAAGCTATTGATCTGCGATCGCTTACTATAAATGGACTTTTTTTGAATCTTTTTCAGTATTTACACGTAAATTTATATAAAAACTAGTAAATATATTGAGATTTTCCTCTATATATTTTTTCAGAAATATCATGATTAAAAACTCTAAAAATATAATCTAAGTAATCAAAAACTTTAATAATAGTGATTTTCAGGATTTATCTTGAGATTTTTTTCTCAGTGCATTTTATTGTTTGCCAATAAATGCTGAGTGCTAAAAAATACTGTATAACTGAAAACGAGGGTGAATATTAGAAGTTTTCCCGGAAATGGCAATTCGACTTCAGGACTAGGGAAATATAAATAGTACGCCTAATGTGAATTAGAAACACCTCTTATGCCATAAGGGTTTCTAGATTAGTCCAAAATCATTGTTTTGTGACTACCTACGAAATTATAAGGGTTTCAAGGCTTAATTCTCATTAAACGTTAAAAATACATTTCTGACTATGTCTTTAACTGGACAAGCAGATCGCAATTGCCTTTGTGTTTTCAATAAATTGTCTATGCAACCTAGTAATCTACTGTTTGCTTGGCTGAGAATCATTGAGTGTCCTACGCACCAACAGCAGGATACCTTCCGGCTACAAGTCTTGGCATCGATATGGAAGCAAGCATCCCTAGCTTCTGTTAAGACAGCCTTTTTTCGTGTTTATCTGCAAACTCACTACTTATACCGATTATCTCATCCAAAATTTGCATTACTGGGCATTCGGCAAACTGGTACATCAAGAAGCAGAACCTAACCTGTTTCTCGCAATCCAGTAAGAACCAGAACACTATCGCTCACAAGCGATTTAGTTCAGGGGGTAAGTTTTTCCAAGTTCGCCTTTAGCGATACTTTTATTTTCTGTGGAACGCAACTCATGTCAGGCATAAGCCCATTTCCTCTTTCTAAGCAACCGCCACTAATTTTAGTGGCTGATGATGACAAGACCATGCGAGTGCTGTTGCGTAAAGCTATGGAACAAGAAGGCTATCGGGTGGTTGAAGTCAATGATGGCCAACAGTGTCTAGATGCTTACGATACTATCAAACCGGATATAGTCTTGCTAGATGCGGTAATGCCTGTCATGGATGGCTTTACCTGTTGTAAGCAATTGCTCAAGATTGCTAGAAATAACTTGATGTCAGCACTAGCCAGTTTTGATACAGATTCTGCTCTTGGCAATACAGTGATTTCTAAACTATGGGAGCGGACTCCCATATTGATGATTACTTGCTTAGATGATGAAGATTCTGTCAATCGTGCTTTTGAAGCTGGAGCGATGGATTACATAACTAAACCTATTCACTGGGCAGTTTTACGCCAGCGTTTACGACGGCTATTGCAACAGGCACAAGTATATAAACAATTAGAAGCGGCAAACCAAGCTTTACAGCATATTGCCAATGTTGATGGTTTAACAGGATTGGCTAATCGTCGCCGTTTTGATGATTATTTAAATACTCAGTGGATTAATTTAGCGCAAGAGGAAGCACCTCTATCATTAATTTTATGTGATATCGACTTTTTTAAACTTTACAATGATAAATATGGTCACCCAGCTGGAGATGTATGTCTACAAAAAGTGGGTGCTGTCTTAAGTCATACCGCCCAGAAAAATCACGATTTAGTAGCGCGTTACGGCGGTGAAGAATTTGCCGTGGTTATGCCTCATACCCATGCGTTTGGTGCAGTTCACGTTGCTGCTGCAATGCAAGCTGGAGTGAGAAATTTACAAATAACTCATGCAGGTTCAGAGGTTAGCCAATATGTCACATTAAGCATGGGTGTAGCGACTGTTATACCTACTTGGGAATCTTCTCCTGCAGATTTAATTGTGACGGCTGATAAGGCACTTTACCAAGCAAAGGCAGAAGGACGCAATCGTATTATCCTCAAATGATTAATCAATAACGAGTGTGTCAATCCTAGGCTTTGACTCTAGGATTTTGCTTTTAAATTTTAATTTAACAATAAAATTTTAATCATCAGTTTTAAGTTTAACGCCGTCAATATTCCAATAATATTTCAATTACTAATGCCCAGTCTCCAAAATTCAGCAACAGATCCAAACTCAAAAAACCTTGCTACATATAGTTTTCTTAATTTTTAATTTTTAATTTTTAATTTTTAATTGGTATAAGATGATGAGGTGGGGATGCAAAGTTTTGCGTCCTTACAGATGATTGATATGGCACAAAAATTTATTGACTTGGTATTAGATGAAAAACCTTGAGAGCAAACTTTAAAATTGGAAATCTCAAGTCTTTTGCACAAGCCCAAGCTTAATAGAAAAGGCTCAATAAAAAATACAAAATTGTATGACTAAGAAGGATAAACTGGCAAAGTGAAGTGAAACCATGCTCCACCATTAGGAACAGAGTCTACCCAAATCTGACCATAGTGCGCCCGAATAATCCGTTGGCATACGCAAAGACCAATACCATAACCTTCTGTACCTTCATCTCGTTGTAAACGGAAGTGGTTTTCAAAAATGCGATCGCGGTTTTCGTAAGGAATTCCTGGGCCAGTATCACCAATACTAATTTGCACTTTTTGAGTAGTACGATGTAGTCCTGTAAGACTAATTTTGCCACCCGCCGGCGTATATTTAATAGCATTATCCAACAGGTTGATCAACACTTGGTGAATACGCTCTGGATCGGCATAAACATAAGGTAAGTCTTGGGGGACATCTGTTTCTATCTGTTGAGATTTGGCAGTGTAGCGATCGCGCAATTCTTCCAATACATGGAAACAGAGTTTGCCGATTTCCATTTTTTGGGGTACTATTGGTAACTCTGTATCATTGCCCCTACCTACTTGCAAAAGATCCGTAATCATACGGTCAATTGTTTTAGTTTGAGTCCGGGCTTGCTTGAGTAAGTGCGCCGTCATTGCTGGTTTGAGGCGCTGGAATTGGCCAGTTTCGATATTGTAGTTAGATTGAAGCGTTTCTATGGCGATCGCAGCAGCAGTTAAAGGATTACGGAGGTCATGGGCCAGTACAGAGATTACCCTGTCTTTAAATTGCAACTGCTCGTGAAGTTTCTCTTGTTCCTGTTTCAAACGAAAAATTTCGTCCGAAAGGCGTATAAGTTCGGCGGAAACAGCAACGGAACTAATTGTAGATTTTGGTGCGACTACTCGACTATTGTCCTCTAGACGTTCTTGTAAATCTTCCTGTAATTTTAAATAGGCATCGACAGAAGCTTGCCAGCGAGGCCACCAATTTTTTAGTTGACCGATTATATTACTACCAGCAATAATTTGCCTGGGTTCCGGGTGGATTTTGACTAAGGCTGGCGTTGCCACTAATTTAAAGTGTTCCGCCAAATAAGGTTGTTGTCCTACATCAATGATTTGAAGTTCAAACTGATACCCAGCCTGTAATTCTTTTAAGTAAGCACGTATTCGCTGTACCTGTTGTCGGGACTTGGGCCGTCCATCAACAAACAGCAACAGCTGGAGTGGAGCCTCAGAATAGATCGGCTGATCTTGGGAAACTGGCATGTAATCGTGTTTCAGCACTGGTAACAACCCGGCGGCGCTTGACAGAAAGTTTAAGATGGACTGACGCTGGTCGATGGTCGTTCTTTCTTTTAAATTTAATATCTATTTTAGATTTTTCCTACACCTATCAGTCCTGCATTTTTCAGATGAGACACATCTTTTTCAGCTTTTTGCTACCTTTTTCCTTGGTTTCTGTTCCTGATAACCTTTCGAGCCTTAATGATCGCTCTGTATTATCAGCGAATCTAAATCTGGCGGCAGTACCGACAAATGAGACATTTTATACTGCAGCCAGTCGAATGGTACAGCAACAGATTGATTTGATTGCCCGCATTGAACAAGCTATTACTACGCCCGATGCTAATCGGATGCGTTCGGTTCAAGGGCAATTAAATGTCTACACCAAGTTTGTAGACACTTTTCTCAACCGTCAATACAAAAGCCCCAAAACTTTATGTATGTCTAGAGTTGACGTTACGGAGAACTTGTCTTTTTTAGCCGAGCCATTAACTGAGTCACAAATAAAAATTTACTGCTCTTTGTATGCTTCTAACCAAGAATTATTAAAACTTACCCCAGTAATAGATCGGGTATTATCCCGACGTGGGGAATTAAGCTTAGTCAGACCACTACCTTTAGTATCGGGAGAGCGACAATCAGATTCTGTGCTGGCGATCGCGCCGATGCAGCTTCCTCATCTGGATAAGCTGGCGACACCTTTTGCCACACAAGAACCAAATTTATTTTCACCTCCACTACCTATTATCGGTAGAACTGCGAAAACTGCAATAGCAGATTATGTACCCCTTGTACAACCTGCGATCGCACCTCCTCCGGAAGCGCTGACAATTTTGGCAGATGCCAAGAAATATTTGACCGCAGCCCAGGTGGAATTCCCCTTAAAAAATCAATTTACTAATCCTCAGGAAACTTCTGCGGTACTTGACCACTTTAGCTACGACATCGATCCCCAAGAACCTCAAATTTACGCTGCGTTTTTGAAATTGCCCCGTACTGGCATTTTCCGCGTTTTACCTAATTCGGCTTACCAGCGTCCGCTTAATACTATCGATAACCGCTTGGCAGCTACTGTTAGTGAACGCTATCCTTTCCCTTTGTTGGGTGATCATCAAGGCGGGTTTACTCCCAGTCTAGCACTTCAACTAGTTGGCGATCGCTTTGGTTTCAGACATCAAGGTGTAGATTACAGCTTCATGGTGGATTTGGGTGATATTCCCCTGACCAAGTTAGATTCTCAGTTGCAAACCGTGGCCAAACCCACAAGAGAATTTTTTCTCACATACCAACCACCTAAGCAATTAGATGATTTACAAATGGAACGGCGACGCTTGTTGACAGGTAAAGACCAGAACTGGAATTTAAATCAAGTGATTTTGTCCAGCGCTAAAGCTCAATTAAATCATACCTACTTAGTGCGATCGCTACAATTTCAGTTACCAGACATAATTTTGAACAATAGAAAACTTACACCTCAAGAACGGCAATATTTAGGGCAAGCAGCACAACTACACAGTAGTGATATCCTTCTAGCCTTTCGACCTGTTCGTCGTCGTTCTGATGGCAGTTACACTGTGCTGTGGCGAGTTTTAAATCAGTTTCCCGCGCCCCAAATCAATGACTTGGACAAATACAGCAGCAATTGATGATAGCTGTTACATTTTGTAATCCTAAATCTTGGCTCAGTGTTTTTGCTGGTGACATTGATATTAAGAATGACTAAAAATTTAATCAAAGATATAATTTGTTCCTAAATTTTTGGTCATTAAAATTATGATTAATTTTAGCGTGGCTATATGTACATTTAATGGCGAAAAACGTTTACCTGATGTTTTAGATAAGCTCAAAGATTGTTGTACATATACCGCGCAGTTAGGGATAGAGACTGAACCAATAAATTGGGAAATACTTGTTATTGATAACAATAGCAAAGATAATACAGCCCAAGTAGTTCAAGAATACCAAGCAAATTGGCCTGCTGATTATCCACTTAAATATTACTTAGAAACCCAGCAAGGATTAAGCTATGCGCGAGAACGTGCTATCCAAGAAGCAGAAGGTACATTGATCGGCTTTCTCGATGATGATAATTTACCAACTCCTAATTGGGTAGCATCTGCCTATAATTTTGGCAAAAATCATCCTCAAGCCGGGGCTTATGGTGGCAGAATTTACGGAGATTATGAAGTTAAACCACCTCATAACTTCGATAGGATTAGTCTGTTTTTAGCTATAGGTGGTAGTAGTAAAACTATTTGCTATACTGCACCAGAAAACAGCTTGTATTTTAAAAAAGTTCTGCCTGCAGGTGCAGGATTAGTAGTACGTAAACAAGCTTGGATCGAAAATGTTCCTAAAACTCTTTTTTTCCACGGTCGAGTAAATGGTTCATTGGTTACTGCTGAAGATATAGAAGCATTAACTCATATTAAAAAAGCAGGTTGGGAAATTTGGCATAATGCCGAGATGGAAATTTATCACCGGATTCCTAAGCAGCGTTTAGAAAAAGAATATTTGTTTAAATTAATGCGTGGTATAGGATTAAGCCGACATTACACGCGGATGCTAGATTTACAAATTTGGCAGCAACCTTTTGTTTCTCTAGCTTATATGGCTAACGATATCCGCAAAATTTTTCTCCATTGGTTCAAATATCGCTTAGTTCTAAAAAATGATCTTGTAGCTGCTTGTGAGTTGGAACTTTTAATTGGAGCTTTTCTTAGCCCCTTTTATATTTATAAAAGATATTTATTAAATTTCAATAATAATTAAATTTATAAACTTCTAGAATTTGGCTTAGAGTTTCGCTGGGTCAAGATGATTAGGCAAATTATTTTGATAAGTTAATTTAACTATGCAACTTCAGCCGGAAACAGCTTCAACCATTAAGAATATTACCCAGGATAGCAGTGATGAAAATTCTCTAGTTAAGTGTATTAGTAGAGTCTTCATTATTGCCTATAAAGAATCTACTCAGGAGTTAGAAGAATTATTAACAAATCAAGGGTTTACCAGCGAAGTTCTCAGACAGGAACGTAAACCAGAATATCAAAGCTACTCTCGGAGTTATCTCTGTCTTTTAAACCATCGTACAGCTTGGGAAAGGGCGATTCAAGAAACTCAATCAACGATGATTATTGAGGCAGATTTTGTACCAGTAGTTAATTTTGGCAAGCTACCTTTACCCTTTAATCCTCACCAAAGTAATGTAGGAATTAGCTGGCTATACACTTGTGCGCCACAGATATATTACGTTTCACCTGATGGTTATGCTGAAGGCTTTTCTGCTTCAACTGTAGCTTATATTGTCACTCCTGAAAGTGCCCGATTTTTGATAGAACTGGCGGAAGAAATTCGCACCCAGGTAGGAGAAACTAACTATTCAAGTTGGGACTCAACTATCGATAGTTTTCTCCGACGTAAAGGGCTGAAGAACTATATTCCTTGGCGAAACTATGGCGAACATGGAGGATTACCAAATCCAGAGCATCATAAGCATAATCTCAGTAAAACTCATCGTGCTGATGTCCTCTACGGTAAACTTGCTTTCATACCCTTGTATGCTGTTCAAAATAGTAAACTCAATTTGTTTGGGGTAAGATTTTGGGCAAGAGTTAAAGGTATTGCCCGTCTGGGAACTGGACGCTTTCTGCGAGTCAAAGTTCTCCAAGGTTCTAACTTTCCTATGCGGCTACTCTGGTTTGCAATTTTGAGACAGTTAACATGGAATATTTAACAAAATGAAGTAGCCTCGATGAAAAAATTTCACAAGCGTTACATGGAAGTTGGAATGGGATTTTTACTCAGCACGAGCTCAACATCCCACTACCGCTAACAGCACTTTCAAGCTAAGTAACAGGGAAATCCCCATCCATCCATTCATTCATAGAATAATCAAATCTTAAAAGTCTTCTCCGTGAAATTTCATACTCAAATTTGAACTGGAGTTCATAGTCTGCGCTAGGGTAGGAATTGACACTAGATTTGTGATTTCCTGTGCTGCCTTGTAAACGTCCGGCTATATTTCTGAGTGTGGCTGTTTTACTCACTTCTTTAACAGCCTGCGCTAACAGTCCCACTGCCAAAAATCTTGAGCAGTCTTTGGCGGCTGATCCTCAGTTGCAAAATAACCCAGTTGTGTTTGGAGAAGCTAAGGATAGCCAACAGCAAGCACAGCAGAACGAATCAACAGTTAAATTACCAACTGATTTTCCGCAAGATATTCCTTTATATCCCAACGCCAAATTAGAAGCAGTTACACCACCTAGCGGTGCAGAAAACGGCACATCCACTCGCTGGCTAAGTTCTGACCCCAGCAATTTTATTGCCAACTTCTACCGCCAACAATTGCAGGCGAACAATTGGCAAATTGTACAACAACCGACAGATGATTTAGGAGGCGTTTTTGAGGCGCGTCGCAATGATTTGCAGGTGAAGGTTTCTATTCAAGCTCAATCAGTAACTAACCCTACACCAAATCAACCACAAACAGCCACCCAATTACTAATTGAGTATCTTCCCGCAACCACAGCCACGGTACAACCTACACAAACTACTAATCCTAGCGAAACTACTACCACCACAACTTCTAGCGATATTCCCCAACCTGGTAATCCAGAATTTATTGGCCCTGTACTACCTGCAAATGTGGCGACACAGCCAGCAAGCACATCTAATAGCCAACAGGTGGCGACAGTTATCGCAGAAGCTCAAGAATTTAGCGATTTGAATAAAGTACCTCAAGAACTACGACGACACATTCAAGATTTAGAAAAATTAGGAGTTTTATCTCCAGACTCTTCAGTTAATAAGAGCAACTCCAATACTACAAGTAACCTATTTGCGCCTAGTAAAACCATAAATCGTAGAGAATATGCTCGTTGGCTAGTGGCTGCTAATAATGCCATGTATGCTAATAACCCAGCTAAACAGATTCGCTTAGCATCAGAAAGCGCTCAACCTGCTTTTAGTGATGTGTCTGCCAAAGACTCTGATTTTCCTGTGATTCAAGGATTAGCCGAAGCCGGATTAATTCCGAGTCCCTTGTCTGGGGATACTACAGCAGTTTTATTCCGTCCTGATGCACCCCTAACAAGGGAGCAGTTGCTACTGTGGAAATTACCTTTAGATACTCGCCAAGCTTTACCATCAGCGAATTTAGAGGTGGTGAGGCAAACTTGGGGTTTTCAAGATGCAGGGAAAATTGACCCGAAAGCTTTAAGAGCTGTAGTAGCTGATTACCAAAATGGCGAACAATCAAATATTCGCCGTGTATTTGGCTATACAACTCTATTCCAACCAAAAAAACCTGTCACTCGCGCTGAAGCGGCGGCGGCTTTGTGGTACTTCGGCATTCAGGGTGAAGGAATATCGGCTGTTGATGCTTTGAAGTTAAAGCGTCCCCAAACTTGATACTTGATTGCCGATTCATGTCTTACTTAAGTAAGATAGCTCACTTTACCATGCGGGCTACAAACTGTACTGATATTTGGCATGAAAGTCTAAAAATTTTTTGTAAAAAAAATGTAGTCCGTATATAAAAATTCGGTGAATTTAGGCACTTACAGCATTTTTAGCTTATATTTTGGAAGTAATAAAAATTTTAGATTGTCTCATTAAAAACACGTAAATGAGTTTGAAGATTTGAAGTCAAAGCTGGATTTTGCCAGATTTCTAACCCATACCAGTAGATCCATTGAGATACTTGGCATTTTTTAATTAAGACGTACCAAATTATAACCAGAGTTGCACGATCATGAAAAAACGCTTTGTCGCAGCAGGCTTTATTCTTTTCTCTTTCATGTTGCCATTGAAAGCAAATGCTGCACAGTTTAGTGGTATTTACGTATTTGGTGACAGTCTTTCAGATGCAGGTAATGTATACAACTCTACTATAGACCCCAAGACAGGAGTAGGATTTCCACCACCGCCTTACTTTGACGGAAACTTTTCCAATGGGCCGATTTGGATAGATGAGCTTGCTAAGAAGCTGCAATTAGATAGTTCTCCTACTCTTGTTACTGATGTTGCCAAGGGTACTGCCCCAAAAAACGGTATTAACTTTGCCTATGGAGGCGCTACTTCTATAGATAAAAACACTATCTCGCCTTTATTACCTGGCTTTAAACAGCAGATTGAAGCATTTACAACACCACTTTTGCAAACTAAAAATGCTGACTCAAACGCACTTTATGTATTGTGGACTGGTGCGAATGATTATTTACCTACGAATGCTGATCCCAATTATTTCAAACCTTTTACCGATCCAACAACGACAATTAACAGATTAAGATTAGCGATCGCATCTCTAGCTGATGTAGGTGCTAAAAATATTCTGGTAGTTAACTTACCAGATTTAGGACAGCTACCTCGCGCTCAAAATTTAGATCCGACTTTCCCTGTTCCTAGTGGTACTTCCCAAGCTCTTACAGATTTGACTAAAAAGCATAACTCTGATTTATCAGATGCGATCGCTAATTTAAATAAAGTCCTCAATCCTGATGTAAAACTCATCAGTCTGGATGCTAATTCTGTATTTACAGATATTATGAACGATACAAAAAATATGCAGGGTGTCAAATATGGTTTCAAAGAAGTGGCAAAACCTTGCTTAGTTGATCCATCCTGTGCAGCTGACCCAAGCATCCAAAATCAATATTTCTTTTGGGATGGGCTTCATCCCACAACTGCTGCTCACAAAGTCTTGGGAGATTACGCCTTTCAGCAAATTGAACAATCAATCAAGCCAGTCCCCGAACCCTCTACAGCATTGGGGACTGTGGCTATTGGTGCTTTCGGTGCAGCAGCCTTACTCAAGCGCAAACGCAAACAATCACTGCTTAGGACAGCAAGTCTGGTTCCTGCTGGACAATCAACTCATACAAAGGTTGAAAGCTAAACCAGCCTAAATCATGCCCGCCTACTTGCTGATGTGCCAAACTGGCTGACTCTGGCTTAATTAGTTGAGGTTTACCAGCAGCCTCAGCGAGTAACTGGGCTTGACAAGAACGCTCCATTGTGATGAACCACCAAGCAGTTTCATCAACTGAGTGACCAACTGTTAATAAGCCATGATTCTTCAGAATTATGGCTTTATTTTGGCCTAAAGTTTCGGCAATTCGCTTACCTTCAGCAACTTCAAGAACTACCCCTGTATAGTCATCAAATAGACTATGGTCTTGGTAGAAAGCACAAGCATCTTGGGTTAAGGGGTCAAGTAGACGACCAAGACTAGACCAACTTTTACCATAAACAGAATGGGCGTGAGCTGCGGCTATGACATCAGGACGCGCTGCATGGATTTGGGAATGAATCGCAAAAGCTGCGCCATTGATGGGGC contains:
- a CDS encoding LPS biosynthesis glycosyltransferase, which translates into the protein MQLQPETASTIKNITQDSSDENSLVKCISRVFIIAYKESTQELEELLTNQGFTSEVLRQERKPEYQSYSRSYLCLLNHRTAWERAIQETQSTMIIEADFVPVVNFGKLPLPFNPHQSNVGISWLYTCAPQIYYVSPDGYAEGFSASTVAYIVTPESARFLIELAEEIRTQVGETNYSSWDSTIDSFLRRKGLKNYIPWRNYGEHGGLPNPEHHKHNLSKTHRADVLYGKLAFIPLYAVQNSKLNLFGVRFWARVKGIARLGTGRFLRVKVLQGSNFPMRLLWFAILRQLTWNI
- a CDS encoding PleD family two-component system response regulator — translated: MSGISPFPLSKQPPLILVADDDKTMRVLLRKAMEQEGYRVVEVNDGQQCLDAYDTIKPDIVLLDAVMPVMDGFTCCKQLLKIARNNLMSALASFDTDSALGNTVISKLWERTPILMITCLDDEDSVNRAFEAGAMDYITKPIHWAVLRQRLRRLLQQAQVYKQLEAANQALQHIANVDGLTGLANRRRFDDYLNTQWINLAQEEAPLSLILCDIDFFKLYNDKYGHPAGDVCLQKVGAVLSHTAQKNHDLVARYGGEEFAVVMPHTHAFGAVHVAAAMQAGVRNLQITHAGSEVSQYVTLSMGVATVIPTWESSPADLIVTADKALYQAKAEGRNRIILK
- a CDS encoding chlororespiratory reduction protein 7; its protein translation is MPEPLMYLQDNYVVLETNQPEQFLTASELLEKLKLVLQKIDFEDLPPDVQRIDGLEAQVQYLIDTSCELDLGPGKYLQWYAVRLEK
- a CDS encoding DUF2854 domain-containing protein, translated to MLRQISLGTIGLTVGAILTIVGFVAYAADNATLNLVGFFYGFPLLLGGLALKANELKPIPFSQTTTPEVLALREQQATVTQNKIRKDITRYCYGQNAHLDRALSFLGLGKTDEDTPIVTGLKEKEINGAYALILEFDSPLLPIDAWQQKQEKMLKYFGPNVEVQITQPEADKIELALITTISNS
- the hpsE gene encoding hormogonium polysaccharide biosynthesis glycosyltransferase HpsE, with amino-acid sequence MINFSVAICTFNGEKRLPDVLDKLKDCCTYTAQLGIETEPINWEILVIDNNSKDNTAQVVQEYQANWPADYPLKYYLETQQGLSYARERAIQEAEGTLIGFLDDDNLPTPNWVASAYNFGKNHPQAGAYGGRIYGDYEVKPPHNFDRISLFLAIGGSSKTICYTAPENSLYFKKVLPAGAGLVVRKQAWIENVPKTLFFHGRVNGSLVTAEDIEALTHIKKAGWEIWHNAEMEIYHRIPKQRLEKEYLFKLMRGIGLSRHYTRMLDLQIWQQPFVSLAYMANDIRKIFLHWFKYRLVLKNDLVAACELELLIGAFLSPFYIYKRYLLNFNNN
- a CDS encoding histidine kinase; protein product: MLKHDYMPVSQDQPIYSEAPLQLLLFVDGRPKSRQQVQRIRAYLKELQAGYQFELQIIDVGQQPYLAEHFKLVATPALVKIHPEPRQIIAGSNIIGQLKNWWPRWQASVDAYLKLQEDLQERLEDNSRVVAPKSTISSVAVSAELIRLSDEIFRLKQEQEKLHEQLQFKDRVISVLAHDLRNPLTAAAIAIETLQSNYNIETGQFQRLKPAMTAHLLKQARTQTKTIDRMITDLLQVGRGNDTELPIVPQKMEIGKLCFHVLEELRDRYTAKSQQIETDVPQDLPYVYADPERIHQVLINLLDNAIKYTPAGGKISLTGLHRTTQKVQISIGDTGPGIPYENRDRIFENHFRLQRDEGTEGYGIGLCVCQRIIRAHYGQIWVDSVPNGGAWFHFTLPVYPS